The Pseudomonas pergaminensis nucleotide sequence CGTGGCCCAGGCCAGGTCGTTGTCCGACAGCTTGGCGGTGAACAGGCTGCTGCCGGAGGCCGCTTGCTGATTGCCTTCAATTTGCACCAGCAACGCCGTCAGGCCTCGGCTGCGCAGGCTGGCAAATGCCGCGCTCTGGCTGTCGGCCTCCACGTGCCCGGCCTCAACCTTGCCGCTGGCATCGGCGGCCTCATAGCGATAGCGATTCATCAGGCGTCCCGTGTCACGCGCAGGATTTCTTCGGGCGCGGTGGCGCCGCTGCGCACCCAGCGCTCGCCGTCTTCACGCATGCTGAACATCCCGGCACGCCGGGCGGCCAGGCGCAGGTCCTGCTCGTTGGCGCCCTGGTGGATGAGGCTGCGCACGTCATCATCGACGCAAAACAACTCATGGATCCCGGTACGGCCGCTGTAGCCCATCTGGTTGCACTGCGCGCACCCCACCGGACGCCACGTGCCGGGCGCCGCCGGGTCCTCCTGCTTGCAGTGCGGGCACAGGCGGCGCACCAGGCGCTGGGCCAACACACCCAGCAAGGACGACGCCAACAGAAACGGTTCGACGCCCATGTCGATCAGCCGGTTGACCGCCGACACCGCGTCATTGGTGTGCAAGGTCGCAAGCACCAAGTGCCCGGTGAGCGAAGCCTGCACGGCGATTTGTGCGGTCTCCAGGTCGCGGATCTCACCGATCATGATGATGTCCGGGTCCTGGCGCAGAATCGCACGCAGCGCCAGGCCGAACGTCATGTCGATCTTGGCGTTGACCTGGATCTGGCTGATGCCCGGCAGGTCGTATTCCACCGGGTCCTCGACGGTGAGGATATTGCTGGTGCTCGCATCCAGCCGCGCCAAGGCGGCGTACAGGCTGGTGGTCTTGCCACTGCCGGTGGGCCCGGTGACCAGCACGATGCCGTGGGGTTGGCGGATCAACGTGTCCAGGCGCGCCAGCAACTGCGGCTCCATGCCCAGGGTCTCCAATTGCAGGCGCCCGGCTTGTTTGTCCAGCAGGCGCATGACGACTCTTTCACCATGGCCGGTGGGCACGGTGGACACCCGAATATCGATGGGACGACCGGCCACGCGCAGTGCGATGCGACCGTCCTGGGGCAGGCGTTTTTCGGCGATATCGAGTTGGGCCATGATCTTGATCCGCGACACCAGTGCGCCATGCAACGCCTTGCGTGGCGACACCACGTCCCGCAGGGTGCCGTCGACGCGGTAGCGCACGACGGAGTGGGTTTCGTAGGGTTCGATGTGGATGTCACTGGCTTCATCGCGGGCGGCCTGGGTGAGCAAGGCGTTGATCATGCGGATCACCGGGGCGCCGTCCTGGGTGTCGAGCAGGTCGGTGACTTCGGGCATGTCTTGCATGAGGCGGTCGAGGTCGACTTCGTTTTCGGCGGCGCCCACTACGGCGGCGGCGCTGCCGGTGTCGGCGTAGGCGCTGGTGAGCAGGCCGTCGAGTTCGTCGTCGCGGACCTGTTCGAGGTGGGTTTGGCCGAATTGGCGGTGGACTTCGCTGATGGACCAGCCGGGGGTTGAGGGGCACACGGTTAGCAGGTGGCCTGCTTCGGTGGGGCGCAGGAGGATGCGTTGGGATTTGGCCCAGGCGTACGGCAATAGGCTCATTGGGTTGGACCCGCTTTTAGGTGTACATATCCGTTTTTTGGGTAACGGCGGCTATTGGTTCCGCTCTTACAGCGGCTCACTTTTGAAAAGCGCAAAAGTAAGCAAAACGCTCTTGCCCCAACACTCGGCACCTCGCCTGGGCTCGGTGTGCCCGTAATCCGACAGTGATTTGGGGGGCCGCCGCCACGCGCCATCCATGGCGCGGGGCGGCTAAACCGGCATCCCTGCCGGTTTACCCCCCAAATCCCTGCCGAATTCCGGCCAGCGTGTTTGACGGGGCGCCTAAGATCAAAATCAAGATCAAGATCAAAAGCAAAAGCACAGCGGCCTGACAGCCGGCTTGAGTGGTGTGGAGCAAAGGCATACGCGGTCTTGTAGGATCTGGCTTGTCGGATTGCCGCATCGCTGCGATGCAGGCACCTCGGTGAGTCAGCTACACCCAGGTGATACTTTCGCAGGCAAGCCAGCTCCCACATTTGACCGAGTTCGACAGTCAGATACCGGTCAGCTCTAAGGCCGACGCGCTCTGCTTTTGCTTTGGCTCTGGCTTTTGCTTTTGATCTTAGGCGCCCCGTAAAACCACGCTGGCCGAACGCAGGCTTTGGAGCGTGGGTAACCCGGCAGGACGCCGGGTTAGCCGCGCTGGGCCAAGGATGGCCCATCGCGGCGGCCCACGCTCCAAAGCCGGAGTGAGGGCACACCGAGCCTAGGCGAGGCGCCGAGTGGTGGGGCGAAGGCCTTTTGGTTACTTTTGGGCCTTTCCAAAAGTGACCCGCTGTAAGAGCGGAACCATAAGTAGCCGTGACCGCAGCAACGGATATGTACTCAATCACGGCCGCCCCCCAGAAACAGGAATCGCCTTCTCCACCGAAGGCAACTGCGGCGCCTGCACATCCGGCATCGCCCAACTATGCTCGGGCTGCAACCCCCCTTGCGCCCTGCGCATAAACTCATACCGATTCAACGTAATACTACGCCCCGCCCCACTGTCCCGAATAATGTACGGCCGCAAAAACACCATCAGGTTGGTCTTGTTCACACTGCGCTTCTCATTGCGAAACAACGCCCCCAACCCCGGAATGTCCGACAACCACGGCACCGCATCATTACTCTGGCTATAGCCATCCTGCAGCAACCCACCAAGCACCATGATTTGCCCGTCATCGAGCAAAATACTGGTATCGATCGCCCGCTTGTTGGTCACCGTCCCCGCCTCCACCGAGGCCCGCGCATCTACGGTGCTGACCTCTTGGTAAATATCCAGCTTCACCGTGCCACCCTCGGAAATCTGCGGCCGCACATTCAGCTTGAGCCCCACCTCTTCACGCTGCACCGTCTGGAACGGGTTATTGCTGGTCCCCCCGCCACCGGTCACGTAGCTGCCGGTGACAAACGGGATGGTCTGGCCGACAAAAATACTCGCCGCCTCGTTGTCCAGGGTCAGCAGGTTAGGCGTGGACAATACGTTGGTGCCACCCTTGCTCTTCAACGCACGGGCCAACACCTTGAGGTCGAGCACCTTGCCAATACCGGGAATGTCCACCGTGCCGTTGACCAGCCCCACGTTCAGGCCCTTGGGCAAAACGTCGATGCTGGTCTTGCTGGTCGGCGTGCTGTTCACCCCGCTGCCGCCCAGGTTGACCCCGCCGAAACCGCCCTTGCCGCCCAGGTTGCCGGCCTGCCACTGCACGCCAAACTCAGTGGCATCGTCTTCCCCGACTTCCACGATCAGGCTCTCGATCACCACCTGGGCGCGGCGCTGGTCGAGCATGTCGATGACTTCGCGCAGGTTGCGGTACAGCGGGTCCGGTGCGGAGATCAGCAAGGTGTTGGTGGTGGCGTCCGCCTGGATAGTCACGCCGCCGGCACTGAACGCGGTGTCCTGATTCTCGTTGTTGGCGCCATTGGGGCTGGTCGTCGAACCAGGGGCCTGGCCATAGCCCGACTGCACACCGCTGCCGGTGGGTGTGCCGCTGCTGTTTTGCGCAGTGCTGGTGCCTTGGCTGTTCTTGCCATTGCCGCCCATGGCGCTGAGTTTGCCGCGTGCGTCATCGCTCACGCCAGAATCACTTTCGCCGGTGAGCAAGCCGCGCAGTGACTGGGCCAGCTTGCCCGCCTGGGCGTTGCGCAGGTACACCACGTGCATGTTGCTGGGGTTGCTCTGGGCATTGTCGAGCTTGTAGATCAGGTTGCGGGCCAGCTCGGTGCGCTCGGGGCTGCCGGAGCGGATGATGATCGAGTTGGAACGCGGGTCGCCGATCACATTGATCTTCTGGGTCTGGTCGGCGCCCTGGGTTTCCAGCAGCTCGGAGACCATGGCGGCGATGTCCACGGCAATGCCGTTTTGCACCATCACTACGTCGGTGTCGATGGCGCTGGGGGTGTCGATGCCGTTGATGATCTGCGCCACCCGCGCGAGGTTTTCCGCGTAGTCGGTGATCACGATGCTGTTATTGCCGGGGTAGGCATTGATCGGGTTGTTCGGCGACACGATGGGGCGCAGCACCGGGATCAGGTTGACCGCGTTTTCATATTGCAGGCGAAAGGTGCGGGTCTGCATGCCGCTGCTGCCAGCGCTGTAGATCGGCCCGCCGAGCAACTTGGCATCGGCTTCGGGCACCACCTGGGCCACGCCACCCACATCGACCACGCTGAAGCCCTGCATGCGCAGCGCCGCCAGCAGCATGTCGTAGGCCTGATGCGCCGGCACCTGGCCTTCGCTGACCAAAGTAAGGTTGCCCTTCACACGCGGGTCCACCAAAAATTGCTGGCCCGTGGCGCGGGACAGCGCGCGCACCACCGCCTGGATATCGGCATCGACAAAGTTGAGCTGCACCGGCTGGTCGCCCAGCGGGTTGCGCGCCTTGACCGCCGCCGGGGCGTGGCCGCGTGCGCTGTTGGTGACCCGATGCTGGACGGGCGGCTTGGGTGCCGGTTCGCGCTGGCGATCGAGCAAGGTTTCGCCGCTGCGGCGGGTTTCCGCCAGGGGTTGGCCGAGTTCACTGTCCACCAGCAACGGCTTGGCCGGCTCCTGGCTGCTGCACGCACTCAGGGCTAGCACCAGCAGCGGCGCGACCAGACGAAACGGGGGGACTGACCACTTCATGAAGCTTCCTTAGCGCCAAGCGCCTGATCCATGCGAACGGTCCCGGACACAGTGCCGGCCGCGTTGTCGACGGTGTCGAGGGCGCGCTGCAAACGCGCCTCGGACACCTCCAGGGAAAACGAGCGGGCATTGCCCAGCAGCCAGCCCACCACCGCGTCGGCCGGGGCGTTGTCGAACGTCAGGCTCCAGCCACCAGGTGCCAGCGCCTGCAAGTGGTAGTGGCCTCGCAGGCCGGCACTATCGAGGGCCTGGCGCAGTGCGGTTTCGTTACCCGGCCGGGGCGCGGCGACATCCTGCAACAGCACCTGCAAGGCTTCGGCCTGGGCACGCAACTTGGGGGTTTCGGCCTGCCAGTAATCGATCTTCTTTAGCGCGGGCGCCACCAGCACCAGCCAGGTCAACAGGCTCGCTAAAACCAGGCCGGCAGCGCCGAGCATGCGTTTCTCGCGCAGGGCCAGGCCACGCCAGAACACCTGGGCCTGGCTGCGCAGTCGTTGGATTTTATTCATCAGCGGCCCCTGGCTTTTCCGCCGCCGGCGCCGGGGCGATGGTCCAACCGTGCTCATCGCGGCTGGCGGCAAAGCCGGCCTGGGCCAACGCCGCCTGCCATTCACCTTCGGCCGTCGGGTTGCGACTGTCAGCCAATAGCTCGACGTGCAGGCGCCCCTGCTCATAACTCACGTTGTCGACGCTGCCGACCATGAACGGCAGGTGGCTGCCCGCCAGTTGCAACAAGCGGGTGAAGCGTTGTCCGGGGTCGTCCGCCGCGCCGCTCTGGCGTGCGGCCAATTGCTGACGCACCTGCTGCAAGGGGTTGAGCACCACCGGCAATTCGGGGAACGCCTGGCGCACTTGCTGGCTCATCAACGCCTTGAGTCGCTGGCCTTCTTCCACTTGGCGTGCGGCGTACAGGTTGAGTCCCAGGGTCCAGATGGCCACGGCCAGCGCCACACAGGCCAGCGCCCTGCCCCAGCCGCCAGTCGATGGCGGGTTGAGGCGACCGTGCAACCCCCAGGCAGGCACCGGCCCACTCCACCGCTGGGCCGCCTCCACCAGCGGCACCTCCAACGCCTGCACGCCCAACGGGTGCACCGCGCCTTGCTGCAGGCTCTCACGTGTCAACAGATAGCCTTCATCCAACGCCGCTGCGCCCACCGGCAAGGCATAGGGCGCCGGGTACAGGCCGCGCAACTTGAGTGGCAATTGCGCCAACCGCTCCAGCCCGGCCTTGGGCACCCAGGCCACTTGCACGCGGCCATCGCTCTCACGCGGGCCGTGGGCCACCTGCATCTGCTCCACCGGGCCGAGGATCAGCGCCTGCGCCGCACAGGCCACGGCGGCCGCTGTCTTCGCCGCCGGCAATGGCGGCAGCTCCAGGCTGGTGAGCAGGCTGTCACGGGGATGCAGGAAACAGTCTGCCGCCTGGCGCGATTTACCCAGTTGCGCCAGGCTCTGAGAGCCCTCTTCAACGACCACGCCACGCTCCAGCCAGGCAAACCTGACCAGGCTTTCGGCGCTCAATTGATCCAGTGGCGGCAGGCCAATGCGCAAGCGTTTCATACACCCACCCGCGACCAGATCACCCGTGGCTGACGGTCTTCAGGGCGGTGCAACAAGGCGTCGAGGGCGACCCGGCGTTGTTCGCGACGCGCCTGGCCCTGCACGCGAAACCACTCGCTGGTAATGCCCACCTGCACCGACTCCACCGCCACCTGGGGCAAGTGCAGACGGTTGACGAAATCCCCACGGTTGATAAACCACTGCCCACTGTCACGCTCGGCCACCAGCCCATGGGCCTGGGACAGACTCAGCTGAGGCACCACCGCGCTGAGCACTTCGGCGCTCGCGGTGTTGCCGTTGACCCAGGTCGGGCCGGGCAGCACGCTGATATAGGCTTGCATACGCTGCAACACGACAGGGTCGAGGCCTTCGATGCCGCCCAGGTCATCCAGGTTGCGCAGCATCGGGTATTTGACGGGCGCTACATAAGACGCGATCACCCGCTGGCTGATGCGCCGACTCACCGCCGGATCAACACCGATCAGCCGGCACAGCCGCTCGAAACGCTGCAACTGTTCGGTGTCCACCTGCTGGCGATTGACCAGGTTGCGCAGGTTGAACTTGCCCTGCTCATCCTCGATGCGCCCCTCGAAGGCGCCACGCTGGACCAGCGCCCAGGGCTGGTCAAGACGGGTCAGCACGTCTTTCTGGCGCGCATCCCAGAGCAGCTGGCGGCTGCGCTCCAGGCCACCCTCCAATAGCCACTGGCCCTGGATACGCAACTGCTCGGCTTCCAGGCTGCGGGTGAATACGGTCTGGCGCGTGAGCATGGCGCCGGCCAGTACTGCCACCACCGCCGCGATCAGCAAGGCGCTGATAATCGCCATACCGCGCTGCTTCGCCGCTGGGGGCGAACACCCTTTCATGGCGCGCCTTACAGCTGCCAGGAGCCAATATCGGCATTCACGCCATCGCCATCCGGCTGGCCGTCGGCGCCGAGGGAGAACACATCCACCTCGCCATTGGCGCCTGGGTTGAGGTAGTGATAAGGGTGGCCCCACGGGTCATTGGGCAAGCGTTCCAGGTAGGCGCGCCAGGTGCTGTTCTTCGCATCCGCCGGGCGTTCCACCAGCACCTTCAAGCCCTGGTTCATGCTCGGGTAAGTGCCGTGGTCGAGGCGGTAGAGTTTCAGCGCCTGCATCAACCCGCCGATGTCCTGTTTGGCCGCCGTGGCCCGCGCCTGGTCCGGACGGTCGAGAACCTTGGGCACCACCATGGCCGCCAGGATCCCGAGGATGACCACCACCACCATGATCTCGATCAACGTAAAGCCACGCTGCCCGCGAGGGCCTGGCAACGGGGACGTTAGGCACGCGATATCCATCTCGACATTCCTTGGCTTGAGTGCAATTCGTGGCGCAGTGTTGCAAGAACACATGTCAGTCGTATTGAAAATCCTCGGGAGTTTCGGTCGCCAATCGGTCAACTGCCGGCGCTAGTCTGCGGGCCTGTTTCCAGGCTTTGAGAGCGCCATGTACGGCTGTCGCAAGGAGCAAGGTTTTACCCTGATTGAAGTGCTGGTGGCGCTGGCGATCATCGCCGTGGCCATGGCCGCCGCCGTGCGCGTGGCCGGGCTGATGACCCAGAGCAACGGGCTGCTGCGGGACAAGTCGATCGCCTTGCTGGCGGCCCAGAGTCGACTGGCGGAGTTGCGCCTGGAGGGACACCTGCGCAGCGGCCAGAAGACGTTCGAATGCGACCAGGGCCGCCTGAAACTGCGTTGCGAGCAGACCATCAACGCCGATGGCCGCGTGTTTCAGATCAACCTGCAGGTGCTCGACGCCAGTCGCGCAGCCCCGCCCCTGGCGCGCCTGGAAACCCAGGTCATGGCCGAGTGAGCAGCGGCAACGCCGGCCCTTGCGGCAACTTGTCGAGGTTGACGCGCAGCGTCTCGCCACCGCGCTCGATCTCCACGCCGTCGCCTTCGATGGCCGTCAGCCGCACGCCGGGGCTGAGCCGTTCACCCAGTAGAAAACTGCGCGGCGGGCCGCCATTCAGACTGAGGATCGCCACCGCCCCTCGCGCGCCTGCCAGCACCCCCGTGACCTTCACCTGCAGCGCCGTCGGCGCATTGGAAAACCACTGCAGCGCCGGGTTGTCGCTGCGCGCCGCCAGTGCCTGGGGCGCGGCTGGCGGTGTGTGGGATTCGGCGGTGGTCAGCAGCAGCGGCGTCCATACCGCCACGCCCGTCAGCGCGGCCAACATACCCAGCGCCTGCACTCCATGGGCCAGGGTGAAGCGAGGGATGAATGTCATGGGCAGGACCTCCTGTTTGTCCGTCGCACCAGCCTACAGGTCAATTCGCACGCTTTTATTTCACACACTCCCCAGTTCTCCAGGTGGTCACCGATGAAACAGCAAGGCTTCACCCTGATCGAGCTGATGGTGGTGCTGGTGATCATCGGTATCGCCAGCGCCGCCATCAGCCTCACGATCAAACCCGACCCGTTGCACCTGCTGCGCAAGGACGCCGAGCGCTTGAGCCAACTGCTGCAAGTCGCCCAGGCCGAAGCCCACGCCGACGGCCGCCCCATCACCTGGCGCGCGGATGCCAAAGGGTTTCGCTTTAACCGCCAACGGGACGACGGCCAGGGCATCGAAACGTTTACAAACGACGATCAACTGCGCCCGCGCCTCTGGGACAGCACGCCGATGAACATCAGCATCGAACCCCGACAAACCCTGGTGCTCAACGCCGAATGGATCAACCCGCCGCTGCGCGTGGTGCTGTCCGACGGCCAACACAGCCTCAGCCTGCAACGCGACGCCGCCGGCCTGATGCGCGTGGTCAGCCAACCATGAACAGGTCCCAGCAAGGCTTCACCCTGATCGAAGTGATGGTGGCGATCATGCTCATGGCGGTGGTCAGCCTGATCGCCTGGCGTGGGCTCGACAGCGTGACCCGGGCGGATCAGCATTTGCAGGCGAGCTCCGAGCAGACCGAGGTATTGCTGCGTGCGCTGAACCAGATGCAACGGGACATCAGCCTGCGCGCCCGTGTCGAACTGACGCCCACGGACACGGCACAAACGGAAGGCCTGGCCGCCGTGACCGTGCGCAGCTCCGACAGCAAAGGCTTTCGCCTCGACGTGATCCGCAGCGCCCCCATGGCAGGCGATGGCCTGCAACGGGTACGT carries:
- the gspI gene encoding type II secretion system minor pseudopilin GspI — encoded protein: MYGCRKEQGFTLIEVLVALAIIAVAMAAAVRVAGLMTQSNGLLRDKSIALLAAQSRLAELRLEGHLRSGQKTFECDQGRLKLRCEQTINADGRVFQINLQVLDASRAAPPLARLETQVMAE
- the gspG gene encoding type II secretion system major pseudopilin GspG codes for the protein MDIACLTSPLPGPRGQRGFTLIEIMVVVVILGILAAMVVPKVLDRPDQARATAAKQDIGGLMQALKLYRLDHGTYPSMNQGLKVLVERPADAKNSTWRAYLERLPNDPWGHPYHYLNPGANGEVDVFSLGADGQPDGDGVNADIGSWQL
- the gspE gene encoding type II secretion system ATPase GspE, with amino-acid sequence MSLLPYAWAKSQRILLRPTEAGHLLTVCPSTPGWSISEVHRQFGQTHLEQVRDDELDGLLTSAYADTGSAAAVVGAAENEVDLDRLMQDMPEVTDLLDTQDGAPVIRMINALLTQAARDEASDIHIEPYETHSVVRYRVDGTLRDVVSPRKALHGALVSRIKIMAQLDIAEKRLPQDGRIALRVAGRPIDIRVSTVPTGHGERVVMRLLDKQAGRLQLETLGMEPQLLARLDTLIRQPHGIVLVTGPTGSGKTTSLYAALARLDASTSNILTVEDPVEYDLPGISQIQVNAKIDMTFGLALRAILRQDPDIIMIGEIRDLETAQIAVQASLTGHLVLATLHTNDAVSAVNRLIDMGVEPFLLASSLLGVLAQRLVRRLCPHCKQEDPAAPGTWRPVGCAQCNQMGYSGRTGIHELFCVDDDVRSLIHQGANEQDLRLAARRAGMFSMREDGERWVRSGATAPEEILRVTRDA
- the gspK gene encoding type II secretion system minor pseudopilin GspK; protein product: MKGCSPPAAKQRGMAIISALLIAAVVAVLAGAMLTRQTVFTRSLEAEQLRIQGQWLLEGGLERSRQLLWDARQKDVLTRLDQPWALVQRGAFEGRIEDEQGKFNLRNLVNRQQVDTEQLQRFERLCRLIGVDPAVSRRISQRVIASYVAPVKYPMLRNLDDLGGIEGLDPVVLQRMQAYISVLPGPTWVNGNTASAEVLSAVVPQLSLSQAHGLVAERDSGQWFINRGDFVNRLHLPQVAVESVQVGITSEWFRVQGQARREQRRVALDALLHRPEDRQPRVIWSRVGV
- the gspM gene encoding type II secretion system protein GspM, giving the protein MNKIQRLRSQAQVFWRGLALREKRMLGAAGLVLASLLTWLVLVAPALKKIDYWQAETPKLRAQAEALQVLLQDVAAPRPGNETALRQALDSAGLRGHYHLQALAPGGWSLTFDNAPADAVVGWLLGNARSFSLEVSEARLQRALDTVDNAAGTVSGTVRMDQALGAKEAS
- the gspD gene encoding type II secretion system secretin GspD; translation: MKWSVPPFRLVAPLLVLALSACSSQEPAKPLLVDSELGQPLAETRRSGETLLDRQREPAPKPPVQHRVTNSARGHAPAAVKARNPLGDQPVQLNFVDADIQAVVRALSRATGQQFLVDPRVKGNLTLVSEGQVPAHQAYDMLLAALRMQGFSVVDVGGVAQVVPEADAKLLGGPIYSAGSSGMQTRTFRLQYENAVNLIPVLRPIVSPNNPINAYPGNNSIVITDYAENLARVAQIINGIDTPSAIDTDVVMVQNGIAVDIAAMVSELLETQGADQTQKINVIGDPRSNSIIIRSGSPERTELARNLIYKLDNAQSNPSNMHVVYLRNAQAGKLAQSLRGLLTGESDSGVSDDARGKLSAMGGNGKNSQGTSTAQNSSGTPTGSGVQSGYGQAPGSTTSPNGANNENQDTAFSAGGVTIQADATTNTLLISAPDPLYRNLREVIDMLDQRRAQVVIESLIVEVGEDDATEFGVQWQAGNLGGKGGFGGVNLGGSGVNSTPTSKTSIDVLPKGLNVGLVNGTVDIPGIGKVLDLKVLARALKSKGGTNVLSTPNLLTLDNEAASIFVGQTIPFVTGSYVTGGGGTSNNPFQTVQREEVGLKLNVRPQISEGGTVKLDIYQEVSTVDARASVEAGTVTNKRAIDTSILLDDGQIMVLGGLLQDGYSQSNDAVPWLSDIPGLGALFRNEKRSVNKTNLMVFLRPYIIRDSGAGRSITLNRYEFMRRAQGGLQPEHSWAMPDVQAPQLPSVEKAIPVSGGRP
- a CDS encoding type II secretion system protein N; the encoded protein is MTFIPRFTLAHGVQALGMLAALTGVAVWTPLLLTTAESHTPPAAPQALAARSDNPALQWFSNAPTALQVKVTGVLAGARGAVAILSLNGGPPRSFLLGERLSPGVRLTAIEGDGVEIERGGETLRVNLDKLPQGPALPLLTRP
- the gspH gene encoding type II secretion system minor pseudopilin GspH; the encoded protein is MKQQGFTLIELMVVLVIIGIASAAISLTIKPDPLHLLRKDAERLSQLLQVAQAEAHADGRPITWRADAKGFRFNRQRDDGQGIETFTNDDQLRPRLWDSTPMNISIEPRQTLVLNAEWINPPLRVVLSDGQHSLSLQRDAAGLMRVVSQP
- the gspL gene encoding type II secretion system protein GspL, coding for MKRLRIGLPPLDQLSAESLVRFAWLERGVVVEEGSQSLAQLGKSRQAADCFLHPRDSLLTSLELPPLPAAKTAAAVACAAQALILGPVEQMQVAHGPRESDGRVQVAWVPKAGLERLAQLPLKLRGLYPAPYALPVGAAALDEGYLLTRESLQQGAVHPLGVQALEVPLVEAAQRWSGPVPAWGLHGRLNPPSTGGWGRALACVALAVAIWTLGLNLYAARQVEEGQRLKALMSQQVRQAFPELPVVLNPLQQVRQQLAARQSGAADDPGQRFTRLLQLAGSHLPFMVGSVDNVSYEQGRLHVELLADSRNPTAEGEWQAALAQAGFAASRDEHGWTIAPAPAAEKPGAADE
- a CDS encoding prepilin-type N-terminal cleavage/methylation domain-containing protein — its product is MNRSQQGFTLIEVMVAIMLMAVVSLIAWRGLDSVTRADQHLQASSEQTEVLLRALNQMQRDISLRARVELTPTDTAQTEGLAAVTVRSSDSKGFRLDVIRSAPMAGDGLQRVRWWLKGDALYRAAAPARDRYPLPAAKDGVVVLTGVSDLQVRVWEAEKGWRQLSGNRREDPVGLEISLVRQTPQGVEKYRQVVGPLK